In Edaphobacter dinghuensis, a genomic segment contains:
- a CDS encoding alkaline phosphatase family protein: MTPDRSKPGIQQLKHVVVLMMENRSFDHMLGALKAQYPSIDGLTGKETNPDTTGAQVPVLPQAEYQSQLDPDPNHHFAAVNLQIFGDPAQGPPLPPTMQGFVRSYYTQQQNVAHSQKILYYFTPDKLPVLTTLATEYAVFNRWFASIPGPTICNRAFAHYGTSFGQVSMDLFYVGKQYPSIYDRLLAANHTVKLFYYDQASSTMEVVNLLQNEPSLFGTFPDFLRACDDNALPDYCFIEPNYTDHDAPDGSGEAIACDQHPDHDVRAGEQFIATVYNKIRSNPNLWPNTAILIVYDEHGGIYDHVPPPPCTPDGFVAQPADTGTLDAFHFDRLGVRVPAILVSPWVQKGGVINDVFEHASIPATVTDFFIGPYDARSPREKVANTFLDQLSLDTMRSDDDCPSFQLG, translated from the coding sequence ATGACTCCAGACAGATCAAAACCCGGAATCCAGCAACTTAAGCATGTCGTGGTTCTCATGATGGAGAACCGCTCCTTCGACCACATGCTCGGCGCGCTCAAAGCGCAATATCCGTCTATCGACGGACTCACCGGCAAAGAAACCAATCCCGACACCACCGGAGCTCAAGTTCCCGTGCTGCCGCAAGCCGAATATCAAAGCCAGCTTGATCCCGACCCCAATCATCACTTCGCAGCCGTCAACCTGCAGATCTTCGGCGATCCCGCGCAGGGCCCGCCACTTCCGCCAACCATGCAGGGCTTCGTGCGAAGCTACTACACCCAGCAGCAGAATGTGGCACACTCACAAAAAATTCTCTACTACTTTACGCCCGACAAGCTGCCTGTCCTTACTACCCTCGCCACCGAATACGCTGTTTTCAACCGCTGGTTCGCCTCCATCCCCGGCCCCACCATCTGCAACCGCGCCTTCGCGCACTATGGCACCTCCTTCGGCCAGGTCAGCATGGATCTCTTCTACGTCGGCAAACAATACCCGAGCATCTACGACCGCCTGCTCGCTGCCAACCACACCGTCAAACTCTTCTATTACGACCAGGCGAGCTCCACCATGGAGGTCGTCAATCTCCTGCAAAATGAGCCCAGTCTCTTCGGCACATTCCCCGACTTCCTCCGTGCCTGCGACGATAACGCGCTCCCCGATTACTGCTTCATTGAGCCCAACTACACCGACCACGACGCACCCGACGGCAGCGGCGAAGCCATCGCCTGCGACCAGCACCCCGACCACGACGTTCGCGCCGGCGAACAGTTCATCGCCACCGTCTACAACAAGATCCGCAGCAATCCCAACCTCTGGCCCAACACCGCAATTCTCATCGTCTACGACGAGCACGGCGGCATCTACGATCACGTTCCTCCACCCCCCTGCACTCCCGATGGCTTCGTCGCCCAACCCGCAGACACCGGCACACTCGACGCCTTCCACTTCGACCGCCTCGGCGTCCGCGTCCCTGCTATCCTCGTCTCTCCCTGGGTACAAAAAGGGGGCGTCATCAACGACGTCTTCGAACACGCCTCCATCCCTGCCACTGTTACCGACTTCTTCATCGGCCCCTACGACGCTCGTTCTCCTCGCGAGAAAGTTGCCAACACCTTCCTCGACCAACTCTCGCTCGACACCATGCGCAGCGACGACGACTGCCCCAGCTTCCAACTCGGATAA
- a CDS encoding AsmA-like C-terminal region-containing protein, with protein MSDSKDKRKRGVWGWIAVSGLILVIALVIVADVMLHRANPILKGRVVETLSTQFKSRVELDKFQVSVLRGLEVSGDGLRIYPPDDVVAAGATKPLISLNHFSFHAPLSGLFIKPMHVGTVHVSGMAINIPPREMRQQAQGLGPKRKMGKIKIVVEKIVIDDSKLVIGTAKPNKDPKEFELKQIVMLDVGPERPWSYDATLVNAVPKGDIHAEGTFGPWNVEGPGDSMVTGHYTFDHAELNTIKGISGMLSSVGDFKGQLDRIEVDGTTETPNFSLDTANHGMPLHTKFHAIVDGLSGDTYLQPVEAKLGGSEFSCNGAIVNVKGKGHIIDLDVNVPNGRIQDFLQLAVKTVPPVMTGQVTMKAKLHIRPGKESVSQKLGLQGGFSLRQIHFTNPEVEDKVDMLSLRAQGDPKDAKPGAADVHSQMQGEFVMGEGKLHLSNLLYTLPGGKVQLSGVYSLDGEQFDLTGTVQTEAKLSQMVATRWKSWLLKPVDPFFSNNGVGTNIPVKITGTKGAPKFGLDFGHKDKKGKDKQ; from the coding sequence GTGAGCGATAGTAAAGATAAGCGCAAGCGTGGGGTGTGGGGATGGATTGCTGTCTCTGGATTGATCCTTGTTATTGCCCTGGTAATCGTTGCAGATGTAATGCTGCATCGCGCGAACCCTATTTTGAAGGGCCGCGTTGTAGAGACCCTAAGTACGCAGTTCAAGAGCCGGGTGGAGCTGGACAAGTTTCAGGTTTCGGTCTTGCGCGGGCTCGAGGTCTCCGGTGATGGGTTGCGAATCTATCCTCCTGACGATGTGGTTGCGGCAGGTGCAACGAAGCCTCTGATTTCGTTGAATCATTTTTCGTTTCATGCGCCATTATCAGGATTGTTTATCAAGCCAATGCATGTTGGGACGGTGCATGTGAGCGGTATGGCCATTAATATTCCGCCGCGCGAGATGCGCCAGCAGGCACAGGGGCTGGGGCCGAAGCGAAAGATGGGAAAGATCAAGATTGTGGTGGAGAAGATCGTCATCGATGATTCGAAGTTGGTAATCGGAACTGCGAAGCCAAACAAAGATCCAAAGGAGTTCGAGTTAAAGCAGATTGTGATGCTCGATGTTGGACCGGAGCGCCCGTGGAGCTACGATGCGACGCTGGTGAATGCGGTTCCGAAGGGAGATATTCATGCAGAGGGAACGTTTGGGCCATGGAATGTGGAGGGCCCGGGAGACTCGATGGTGACGGGTCACTATACGTTCGATCATGCGGAGTTGAATACGATCAAAGGTATCAGCGGGATGCTCTCTTCGGTGGGCGACTTCAAAGGTCAGCTTGACCGAATTGAAGTAGATGGGACGACGGAGACGCCAAATTTTTCGTTGGATACGGCTAATCACGGGATGCCTCTGCATACAAAGTTTCATGCAATCGTAGATGGCCTGAGCGGTGACACCTATTTGCAGCCGGTGGAGGCAAAGCTGGGTGGATCGGAGTTTTCGTGCAACGGTGCCATTGTGAATGTGAAGGGTAAGGGGCACATTATCGATCTGGATGTAAATGTACCGAATGGACGAATTCAAGACTTCCTGCAGCTCGCGGTAAAGACGGTGCCGCCAGTGATGACAGGGCAAGTGACGATGAAGGCGAAGCTGCACATTCGTCCGGGGAAAGAGAGTGTCTCGCAGAAACTGGGATTGCAAGGTGGATTTTCGCTGCGTCAGATCCATTTCACAAATCCAGAGGTGGAAGACAAGGTGGACATGCTGAGCCTACGCGCGCAGGGCGATCCGAAGGATGCGAAGCCGGGTGCCGCGGATGTTCATTCGCAGATGCAAGGTGAGTTTGTGATGGGAGAAGGAAAGCTCCATCTCTCGAATCTGCTGTATACGCTGCCGGGTGGAAAGGTGCAGTTGAGCGGCGTGTACTCGCTCGATGGAGAGCAGTTTGATCTTACCGGGACGGTGCAGACGGAGGCGAAGCTTTCGCAGATGGTGGCTACGAGGTGGAAGTCATGGCTGCTGAAGCCGGTCGATCCGTTCTTCAGTAACAACGGTGTCGGGACGAATATCCCGGTAAAGATAACCGGTACGAAAGGTGCGCCGAAGTTTGGATTGGACTTCGGTCATAAAGATAAGAAGGGGAAAGATAAACAATAA
- a CDS encoding MFS transporter, with the protein MANTTETVPSKTSRYAHAWRALRHRNFRLFFTGQSISLIGTWMTRIATSWLVYRLSGSALLLGVVGFAGQIPTFLLAPFAGVLVDRLNRRNLLVWTQVLAGIQSLIMAALTLAKVITIHEIIALSAFQGLINAFDMPGRQSFLVQMVEDKQDLGNAIALNSSMVNTARLIGPALAGLVIAAVGEGYCFAIDGFSYIAVVVSLLMMQVPASTIKRAATSMFEQLKEGWSYVTDFSPIRTILTLFALISLMGMPFIVLMPIFASQVLHGGPHTLGYLMGASGVGALISAISLALRKSVRGLTTMIQISAFLFGSGLILFGLSHHLALSLLLMLVVGFGMMQGLAASNTVIQTLVPEDKRGRVMSYYTMAFVGMAPFGSLLAGFLAHRVGAPHAVMITGTFCIIGATWFTTQLKAIRRVMRPIYIDLGIMQNPMEPAMEDQAGNN; encoded by the coding sequence ATGGCGAATACCACAGAAACAGTGCCTTCCAAAACCAGCCGCTACGCCCACGCATGGCGAGCGCTGCGCCATCGCAACTTCCGACTCTTCTTCACGGGCCAGAGCATCTCTCTCATCGGCACCTGGATGACGCGCATCGCCACCAGCTGGCTTGTCTACAGGCTCAGCGGTTCCGCACTCCTTCTTGGCGTAGTCGGCTTTGCCGGACAGATCCCCACCTTCCTCCTCGCACCCTTTGCCGGTGTGCTCGTCGACCGCCTCAACCGCCGCAACCTCCTCGTCTGGACGCAGGTACTTGCCGGCATTCAATCCCTCATCATGGCCGCGCTTACACTAGCCAAGGTCATCACCATCCACGAGATCATCGCCCTTAGTGCCTTCCAGGGACTCATCAATGCCTTCGACATGCCCGGCCGCCAATCCTTCCTCGTCCAGATGGTGGAAGATAAACAGGACCTGGGCAACGCCATCGCCCTCAACTCGTCTATGGTCAACACGGCACGACTCATCGGCCCGGCACTCGCCGGCCTCGTCATTGCGGCCGTAGGCGAAGGCTATTGTTTTGCCATCGATGGGTTCAGCTACATCGCTGTCGTTGTCTCTCTGCTTATGATGCAGGTACCTGCATCAACGATTAAACGCGCCGCAACATCGATGTTCGAGCAGCTCAAAGAAGGATGGTCCTACGTCACTGACTTCAGCCCCATCCGCACCATCCTCACCCTGTTCGCACTGATCAGCCTTATGGGCATGCCCTTCATCGTCCTTATGCCCATCTTCGCCTCGCAGGTGTTGCATGGCGGACCGCACACTCTCGGCTATCTCATGGGAGCATCGGGCGTAGGTGCGCTTATCTCCGCCATCTCTTTAGCTCTTAGAAAATCGGTCCGCGGTCTCACCACGATGATCCAGATCTCCGCCTTCCTCTTTGGCAGTGGCCTCATCCTCTTCGGACTCTCCCACCATCTGGCTCTCTCGCTCCTGCTCATGCTCGTCGTCGGTTTCGGAATGATGCAGGGCCTTGCCGCCAGCAATACCGTCATCCAAACCCTCGTCCCCGAGGACAAGCGTGGACGTGTCATGAGCTACTACACCATGGCATTTGTCGGCATGGCTCCCTTCGGCAGCCTTCTCGCGGGGTTCCTTGCCCACCGTGTCGGCGCTCCACACGCCGTCATGATCACCGGAACCTTCTGCATCATCGGAGCTACCTGGTTCACCACTCAGCTCAAAGCCATCCGCCGCGTCATGCGCCCCATCTACATCGATCTGGGCATTATGCAAAATCCGATGGAGCCCGCGATGGAAGACCAGGCCGGCAATAATTAA
- a CDS encoding HugZ family pyridoxamine 5'-phosphate oxidase, translating into MSTRPQHAYSGPALPVVPEPTHAERTRTLLHLNALATLSTLSRKQPGFPFGSLMPYALDDAGRPLFLISNMAMHTQNLKADPRASLFVTQPSADGDPLGAARATLIGNILQVPDEDKSNVREVYLARHENSRYWVDFADFSFFRMDILDLYYVGGFGVMGWITASDYALAAPDPLADSAQGILAHMNADHVEAMILLARTHSQLEAAEATMTAVDRLGFHLRLKTAEGMKGTRINFPNEVRTPGETRTALVDMIRQARQNI; encoded by the coding sequence ATGTCTACACGTCCCCAACACGCCTATAGCGGCCCCGCGCTTCCCGTCGTCCCCGAGCCCACACACGCCGAACGCACACGCACTCTCCTTCACCTCAATGCTCTTGCAACACTGTCCACCCTCTCGCGCAAGCAGCCCGGCTTCCCCTTTGGCTCGCTCATGCCTTATGCGCTTGACGACGCAGGCCGCCCTCTCTTCCTCATTAGCAACATGGCCATGCACACACAGAACCTCAAGGCCGATCCGCGCGCGAGCCTGTTTGTCACCCAACCCTCAGCCGACGGCGATCCGCTCGGCGCCGCTCGCGCCACACTCATCGGCAACATCCTGCAAGTTCCCGACGAAGATAAATCCAATGTTCGTGAGGTCTATCTCGCTCGCCACGAAAACTCCCGCTACTGGGTCGACTTCGCCGACTTCTCCTTCTTCCGCATGGACATCCTCGATCTCTACTACGTTGGCGGCTTCGGCGTCATGGGCTGGATCACAGCATCCGACTATGCTCTCGCTGCACCTGATCCTCTTGCCGACTCAGCGCAGGGCATCCTCGCTCATATGAATGCCGACCACGTCGAAGCAATGATCCTTCTTGCCCGCACTCACTCCCAACTCGAAGCCGCGGAGGCCACCATGACTGCTGTCGATCGTCTCGGCTTCCATCTCCGTCTCAAAACCGCTGAAGGCATGAAAGGCACTCGCATTAATTTTCCTAACGAGGTGCGCACACCCGGCGAAACGCGAACCGCTCTCGTCGACATGATCCGCCAAGCTCGCCAGAACATCTAA
- a CDS encoding COG4280 domain-containing protein has product MDIGWAHTGTSIVASFLASLVECVEALTVILAVGSVRGWRSALVGAATAIAVLLIIVTALGTALTRIPLPIIQFVVGTLLLLFGLRWLRKAILRSAGLIPLHDEEAAFAKNSEAMRNLGTGRTAWDKIAFAAAFNITMLEGTEVVFIVIAIGAGRTGTLFPASLGAVAALLTVIAFGLILHRPLARVPENTLKFIVGVLLSAFGTFWVGEGMHLAWPADDWSILALIAAYLAIALVMVPLCRSQSKSSAPIGERS; this is encoded by the coding sequence ATGGACATCGGCTGGGCACACACAGGAACGTCGATCGTCGCCTCCTTCCTCGCATCACTGGTGGAGTGCGTCGAAGCCCTCACGGTCATTCTCGCCGTGGGCAGCGTACGCGGCTGGCGCTCCGCACTGGTTGGTGCTGCCACAGCCATCGCGGTACTTCTCATCATCGTTACTGCACTTGGAACCGCGCTCACCCGCATTCCTTTGCCCATCATCCAATTCGTCGTAGGCACGCTATTGTTGCTCTTCGGCCTACGCTGGCTGCGCAAGGCCATCCTTCGCTCCGCCGGGCTCATTCCTCTTCACGACGAGGAGGCTGCCTTCGCAAAAAACTCCGAAGCCATGCGGAACCTCGGCACAGGCCGCACAGCATGGGACAAGATAGCCTTCGCCGCCGCCTTCAACATCACTATGCTTGAAGGCACCGAAGTCGTCTTCATCGTTATCGCCATTGGGGCAGGCCGCACCGGAACGCTCTTCCCTGCCAGCCTCGGAGCCGTGGCTGCTCTCCTTACAGTCATCGCATTCGGTCTCATCCTGCATCGCCCGCTCGCCCGTGTCCCCGAAAACACGCTCAAATTCATCGTCGGTGTTCTGCTCTCCGCCTTCGGGACCTTCTGGGTTGGCGAAGGCATGCATCTCGCATGGCCCGCAGATGACTGGTCAATCCTCGCGCTTATCGCTGCCTATCTAGCCATCGCTCTGGTGATGGTTCCCCTCTGCCGCAGTCAATCAAAATCCTCTGCACCCATCGGGGAGCGATCATGA
- a CDS encoding vWA domain-containing protein, protein MKRIRYTKFTGDLSSSFGLEDLMQALSDFLLDSGFNDPYSQFQEFNDQTLDNLRDAIKQALESGDIFDEEAQEKFDQLDADQVEELVDQIIQKMQEQNFINAEMPEQGQGQQGEGNGEARFEVTDKAMDFLGYKALRELLGPLGKSNLGRHDTRHEAAGVETNGSSKLYEFGDTLNLDLTATLSSVFAREGIRTAVEGEENTPLNIEYSDLHVQQADYTSSCATVVLLDCSHSMILYGEDRFTPAKRVAMALAHLIRTQFPGDTLNLVLFHDSAEEIPVSQLSRVKVGPHYTNTREGLRLAQRILARQTKDMKQIVMITDGKPSALTLADGRIYKNAFGLDPLVIEETLQEVSRCKRSNIMINTFMLASDFSLVQFVQKVSAMCRGKAYFTSPENLGNYLLMDFMSRRMKTVH, encoded by the coding sequence ATGAAGCGCATCCGCTATACCAAGTTCACCGGCGATCTATCTTCCAGCTTCGGGCTAGAAGACCTCATGCAGGCCCTCTCCGATTTTCTGCTCGACTCAGGTTTCAACGACCCTTACTCGCAGTTCCAGGAGTTCAACGACCAGACACTCGACAACCTGCGCGACGCCATCAAACAAGCCCTTGAATCCGGCGACATCTTCGACGAAGAGGCACAGGAGAAGTTCGATCAGCTCGATGCCGATCAGGTCGAAGAATTAGTCGATCAAATTATTCAGAAGATGCAGGAGCAGAATTTCATCAACGCCGAGATGCCCGAACAAGGCCAGGGCCAACAAGGCGAAGGCAACGGCGAAGCGCGCTTCGAGGTCACTGACAAGGCCATGGACTTCCTTGGTTATAAAGCCTTGCGCGAACTCCTCGGGCCGCTCGGCAAATCCAACCTCGGCCGTCACGATACCCGCCACGAGGCCGCAGGCGTCGAGACCAACGGCAGCAGTAAGCTCTACGAGTTCGGCGACACGCTCAACCTCGACCTTACCGCCACGCTCTCCAGCGTCTTCGCCCGCGAGGGCATTCGTACCGCCGTCGAAGGCGAAGAGAACACGCCCCTCAACATTGAGTACAGCGATCTCCACGTCCAGCAGGCCGACTACACGTCGAGCTGCGCTACCGTCGTCCTGCTCGATTGCTCGCACTCGATGATCCTCTACGGCGAAGATCGCTTCACTCCTGCCAAGCGCGTCGCCATGGCGCTAGCCCACCTCATTCGCACTCAATTCCCCGGCGACACACTCAACCTCGTTCTCTTCCACGACTCCGCCGAAGAGATTCCGGTCTCGCAACTCTCCCGCGTCAAGGTCGGCCCACACTATACCAACACACGTGAAGGTCTGCGCCTTGCTCAACGTATCCTCGCCCGTCAGACCAAGGACATGAAGCAGATCGTCATGATCACCGACGGCAAACCCAGCGCGCTTACTCTTGCCGACGGTCGTATCTACAAAAATGCCTTCGGCCTCGATCCTCTCGTCATCGAAGAAACCCTGCAAGAGGTCAGTCGTTGCAAGCGCAGCAACATCATGATCAATACCTTCATGCTCGCCAGCGACTTCTCTCTCGTCCAGTTCGTTCAAAAGGTCTCAGCGATGTGCCGCGGCAAGGCCTATTTCACTAGCCCGGAAAACCTTGGCAACTACCTTCTCATGGACTTCATGTCTCGCCGCATGAAGACCGTCCACTAA
- a CDS encoding class I SAM-dependent methyltransferase, with the protein MINRTKAVFDATASTYDADRSRLIPGCDTFYRWAIDLIPAGAKNIVDLGAGSGLLTILIRNRFPNARIHLIDFSTPMLSLAGDRLGNDRNITYQHANYVTEPLPDKLCAVVSSLSIHHLDNADKRAIFKKIYASLLPNGVFINAEQVAGPTPALEERYKALWLQQVRAAGATEPQITASLFRQQEDRCATVADQLLWLRDAGFADADCWFKDNRFAVMAGTRA; encoded by the coding sequence ATGATCAATCGCACAAAAGCTGTCTTCGACGCCACCGCTTCCACCTACGATGCCGATCGCTCCCGCCTTATTCCCGGCTGCGATACTTTTTATCGCTGGGCAATCGACCTTATTCCTGCCGGCGCGAAGAACATTGTCGATCTCGGCGCAGGCTCCGGTTTGCTCACGATCCTGATTCGCAATCGCTTCCCCAACGCACGCATTCACCTCATTGACTTCTCCACGCCCATGCTCTCGCTCGCGGGCGACCGTCTCGGGAACGATCGCAATATCACGTATCAGCACGCGAACTACGTCACCGAGCCTCTGCCGGATAAGCTCTGTGCCGTCGTCTCCTCGCTCTCCATCCACCATCTCGACAACGCCGACAAACGCGCCATCTTCAAAAAGATCTATGCGTCCCTGCTGCCCAACGGCGTCTTCATCAATGCCGAACAGGTTGCCGGCCCCACGCCCGCGCTTGAAGAACGCTACAAGGCCCTTTGGCTTCAGCAAGTCCGCGCCGCCGGAGCCACCGAGCCACAGATCACCGCATCTCTTTTCCGCCAGCAGGAAGACCGCTGCGCCACCGTCGCCGACCAACTCCTCTGGCTCCGAGATGCAGGTTTCGCCGATGCCGATTGCTGGTTCAAAGACAATCGCTTCGCCGTTATGGCAGGCACGCGCGCATAG
- a CDS encoding alginate lyase family protein, whose amino-acid sequence MSANSVRMCAVITLALACSFAFAADHVTNPKASYIDVQQRHAQLAHNADPHIAKAIASLSFCTKLPEVPAPTGRMIIPPHYLSGGHGPINPAEAPVTRIYGHFEKRVTAGMNQWLVTSDKNEAQCAQQQIDAWAQAGALLDYTPQESSQAWYQVEWTLSAIATSESVLVNEPSLDQAVVKRDIQWMNKVAHRTMDFDKAGKQTNNHHYWRGLAAVSTGVISSDDSLFNWGVGVYKQAINELDQRGAFPQEMRRHERAIHYQSFALQPLTPLASFAERQHVPLYEYRSPTGRTIHDAVDFLGSALTNPAIIKAYTPDTQLLDDGPDFFAFAEFYSHYTNSAPMPASIQKGLEQPTFATRIGGSTTVIAGLPR is encoded by the coding sequence ATGTCTGCCAATTCTGTAAGAATGTGCGCTGTCATTACTCTCGCGCTCGCATGCTCATTCGCATTCGCCGCAGATCACGTCACCAATCCCAAAGCCTCTTATATCGACGTGCAGCAGCGTCACGCGCAGTTGGCACACAACGCCGATCCCCATATAGCAAAGGCCATTGCCTCCCTCAGCTTCTGCACCAAACTACCTGAGGTGCCTGCTCCCACAGGCCGCATGATTATCCCGCCGCACTATCTCAGCGGAGGACATGGTCCCATCAACCCTGCGGAGGCACCAGTCACGCGCATCTACGGACACTTTGAGAAGCGCGTCACTGCCGGTATGAACCAGTGGCTGGTGACCTCCGACAAAAACGAGGCACAGTGCGCACAGCAGCAGATCGACGCATGGGCACAGGCTGGCGCACTGCTCGACTACACACCACAGGAAAGTTCGCAGGCCTGGTATCAAGTGGAATGGACACTCAGCGCCATCGCCACCAGCGAGTCCGTTCTCGTCAATGAGCCATCACTCGATCAGGCAGTTGTGAAGCGCGACATCCAGTGGATGAACAAAGTTGCTCACCGCACCATGGACTTCGACAAGGCCGGCAAACAAACAAATAATCACCACTACTGGCGCGGACTTGCCGCCGTGTCAACCGGCGTCATCTCCTCCGACGACAGCCTCTTCAACTGGGGCGTCGGCGTCTATAAGCAAGCCATCAACGAGCTGGACCAGCGCGGCGCCTTTCCGCAGGAGATGCGCCGTCATGAGCGCGCCATCCACTATCAGTCCTTCGCGCTGCAACCCCTCACTCCGCTCGCATCCTTTGCAGAACGGCAGCATGTTCCCCTCTACGAGTACCGCTCGCCCACAGGCCGCACCATACATGACGCCGTAGACTTCCTCGGCAGCGCCCTGACAAACCCTGCAATCATCAAGGCCTACACTCCCGATACGCAACTACTAGATGACGGTCCTGACTTTTTCGCCTTCGCAGAGTTCTACTCGCATTACACCAATTCCGCCCCGATGCCTGCATCTATTCAGAAAGGCCTCGAACAGCCAACCTTTGCCACACGCATCGGCGGCAGCACCACCGTCATCGCAGGCCTACCCCGCTAA
- a CDS encoding sigma 54-interacting transcriptional regulator, with product MATALPTTLGQLRKSEFTPERLARSVKDELRENLIAKLRTSARSKENPEPLFPGIVGYEDTVVPQIVNAVLSKHNFILLGLRGQAKSRILRSLTTLLDPACPYVAGAETRDNPYAPISKFARDLIARLGDETPIAWLTPNDRFVEKLATPDVTVADLVGDIDPIKAARSNQDLGSELTMHYGLLPRANRGIFAINEVPDLAGKIQVALFNIMQEGDVQIKGYPVRLPLDVAIVFSANPEDYTARGKIVTPLKDRIGSEIRTHYPESIDEAIAITTQEAWSNRPASSIEIPHYIRQIVEQIAFSAREDKKVDKRSGVSQRLPITTMELVISNAERRALLHDENLTVPRVGDIYAALPGITGKVELEYEGEMRGADAVIREIIRTSVASVFDQYFAATNTQQIEQWFNLGGTVQLNDSQPAAGSLAELQQIQGLFEKLSPLQINAKTKPEVAVSAAEFLLEGMYAHKRISRAEERVFSAAEKKSRNDQAIDYAEKMREREKELDFAAKNRTRRGFN from the coding sequence ATGGCGACCGCACTCCCCACCACACTCGGCCAACTCCGCAAATCAGAATTCACCCCTGAACGCCTCGCCCGCAGCGTCAAAGACGAGCTCCGCGAGAACCTCATCGCCAAGCTCCGCACAAGCGCCCGCAGCAAAGAAAATCCAGAGCCCCTCTTTCCCGGCATCGTCGGCTACGAAGACACCGTAGTTCCGCAGATCGTCAATGCGGTCCTCAGCAAACACAACTTCATCCTGCTGGGCCTTCGCGGACAGGCCAAGTCCCGCATCCTGCGCTCGCTCACCACCCTCCTCGACCCAGCCTGCCCCTACGTTGCCGGTGCCGAAACCCGCGACAATCCCTATGCGCCCATCTCGAAGTTTGCTCGCGACCTCATCGCCAGACTCGGTGACGAAACGCCTATCGCGTGGCTGACGCCCAACGACCGCTTCGTCGAAAAACTGGCCACCCCAGACGTTACCGTAGCCGATCTCGTCGGCGACATCGACCCCATCAAGGCCGCACGCAGCAATCAGGACCTCGGCTCCGAGCTGACCATGCACTACGGTCTTCTGCCCCGCGCCAATCGCGGCATCTTCGCCATCAACGAAGTCCCCGACCTCGCCGGGAAGATTCAGGTCGCGCTCTTCAACATCATGCAGGAAGGCGACGTACAGATTAAGGGCTACCCTGTTCGCCTGCCTCTCGACGTAGCCATCGTCTTCAGCGCCAACCCCGAGGATTACACCGCTCGCGGCAAGATCGTCACACCGCTCAAAGACCGCATCGGCAGCGAGATTCGCACTCACTATCCCGAGTCGATCGACGAAGCTATCGCCATCACCACGCAGGAAGCCTGGTCGAATCGCCCCGCCAGCAGTATCGAAATCCCTCACTACATCCGCCAGATCGTCGAGCAGATCGCCTTCTCCGCCCGCGAAGATAAAAAGGTCGACAAGCGCAGCGGCGTCTCGCAGCGCCTGCCCATCACCACCATGGAGCTCGTCATATCGAACGCCGAACGCCGCGCCCTGCTCCATGACGAGAACCTCACCGTTCCCCGCGTAGGCGATATCTACGCCGCGCTCCCCGGCATCACCGGCAAGGTCGAGCTGGAGTACGAAGGCGAGATGCGCGGAGCCGACGCCGTCATCCGCGAGATTATTCGCACCAGTGTCGCCAGCGTCTTCGACCAGTACTTCGCCGCTACTAACACCCAGCAGATCGAGCAATGGTTCAACCTCGGCGGCACTGTTCAGCTCAACGACTCGCAGCCCGCCGCCGGATCACTCGCCGAACTACAGCAGATCCAGGGACTCTTCGAAAAGCTCTCACCGTTACAGATCAACGCGAAGACCAAACCCGAAGTAGCCGTGAGCGCCGCCGAATTTCTGCTCGAAGGCATGTACGCCCACAAACGCATCAGCCGCGCAGAAGAGCGCGTCTTCAGTGCCGCCGAAAAGAAGTCGCGCAACGACCAGGCCATCGATTACGCCGAGAAGATGCGCGAGCGCGAAAAGGAACTGGACTTCGCCGCCAAAAACCGCACCCGCCGCGGCTTCAACTAA
- a CDS encoding tetratricopeptide repeat protein, producing the protein MDKIALFTQILEQNPTDAFTRYGLAMAYAAEGNTDTALTEFNILISHNPDYVPAYQMSAQTLVKLGRTEEAATRLHEGIAAANRTGNQHALAEMEALRDEIS; encoded by the coding sequence ATGGACAAGATCGCCCTCTTCACCCAGATCCTTGAGCAGAACCCCACCGACGCCTTCACCCGCTACGGTCTCGCTATGGCCTACGCCGCCGAAGGCAATACCGATACGGCCCTCACCGAATTCAACATCCTTATCAGCCACAACCCCGACTACGTTCCTGCCTACCAGATGTCCGCACAAACCCTGGTCAAGCTAGGCCGCACTGAAGAAGCCGCCACACGGCTCCACGAAGGCATCGCCGCCGCTAACCGCACAGGCAATCAGCACGCTCTCGCCGAGATGGAAGCCCTGCGCGACGAGATCTCCTAA